The sequence below is a genomic window from Thermoflavifilum sp..
AATTTAAACGTTTGTTTGACCTCTACCCGACAGGTAACTTTTTCTTCGATCTTGGGCTCAAGCATGCCCTCCATGGCGCTTTTGATTTCTTCAATAGCATCGTAAATCACCGAATAAGTACGGATTTCAATATTTTCTTTTTCGGCCAGGCGGGCGGCCTGCATGGATGGTCGTACCTGGAAGCCTACAATGATAGCATCAGAAGCGCTGGCCAGCAATACATCCGATTCCGTAATCTGCCCTACGGCCTTATGTACCACGTTTACGACGATTTCTTCAGTTGAAAGCTTTTGCAAAGCATCGCTGAGGGCTTCTACAGAACCATCTACATCGCCTTTAATAATCAAATTCAGTTCTTTGAAGGTGCCGAGCGCAAGCCTCCGGCCAATTTCATCGAGTGTAATATGCTTGCGGGCGCGCATACCCTGTTCGCGCAGGATTTGAGCCCGTCGGGTAGCAATTTCTTTGGCTTCGCTTTCGTCGGTATATACTTTAAACTTTTCACCGGCCTGTGGAGCTCCATCCAGCCCGAGTACCTGCACCGGTGTAGAGGGGCCCGCAGCTTGAATACGCTGTCCCCGTTCATTAAACATGGCTTTTACCCGTCCATAATGTGCGCCGGCCACAATCACATCGCCGGGATGCAGGGTGCCATTCTGAACCAGCAACGTGGCCACATAGCCTCGCCCCTTATCGAGCGAGGCCTCAATGACTGTTCCGATGGCCGGGCGTTTGGGATTGGCTTTCAAATCGAGCAGTTCGGCTTCCAGAAGTATTTTTTCAAGCAATAAATCTACATGCAGCCCCTGCTTGGCGGAGATTTCCTGGCTCTGGTATTTGCCACCCCAGTCTTCCACCAGCAAATTCATCGCGGCTAATTGTTCTTTGATTTTATCTGGATTGGCGCCTTCTTTATCGATTTTATTGATAGCGAATATCATGGGCAGGCCAGCAGCCTGAGCGTGGGAGATGGCTTCGCGGGTCTGCGGCATCACGGCATCATCGGCCGCTATGACAATCACGGCGATATCTCCCACTGTGGCACCTCGTGCGCGCATGGCCGTGAATGCCTCGTGGCCGGGCGTATCCAGAAAAGTGATTTTTTTGCCGTTAGGCAGGCTCACTTCATAGGCCCCGATATGCTGGGTGATACCGCCGGCCTCGCCCGCAATCACATTGGTATTGCGTATATAGTCGAGCAATGAAGTTTTTCCGTGATCCACATGTCCCATGATGGTGACAATAGGCGGACGAGGTACCAGGTCTTTTTCATCGTCCACGATTTCTTCTTCTTCCTCTTCGGCCTCCTGCTCGTCGAGCCCGATGAATTCCACTTCATATCCAAATTCGTTGGCGACCAGTTCAATGACTTCGGCATCGAGGCGCTGATTGATGGACACCATCAAGCCCAGGCTCATACATTTGCTGATGACATCTGCGTAGCTTACATCCATCAGGTTGGCCAGCTCGCTCACCGATACGAATTCGGTTACCTGCAATACCTTGCTTTCAGAAGTTTCCGCAGATTGCTGGCTTTGTTCTTCCCGTTTAGCACGGCGGTATTTGGATTTGGCGGTTTTGCTGTGCGAGGTGGCACTCAGCTTGGCCAGCGTATCTTTAATTTTTTCCTGAATTTCCTTCTCATCGATGATTTCCTTCTCTGGCGCATGATGCTTACGATCCCTGTAACGATGATCTCTTCGGTCTTTTTTAGACTTCTCTTCCCGTTCGCGAATATTTTCTTCCACTTTCTTCTCGACGGGAATTCTTTTTCTTTTCCGTTTTTCTTTTGGATGCGTGGTTGAACGACTGTCTTTTTCTTTGCGTTCGGGTTCAACGGGGAGATCGATTTTGCCAATAATCTTGGGACCGGTCAACCGCTCGGCTTCAATATTTTCAATTACCGGCTCAGGTGATTTTTCGGGTTCGGAAGGCAGCGTGGGCGTTTCTGGCTCAGGTTCTGCAGAAGCCTGTACTTCGGCCACAGGCTCGGAGGCCGGTTGAGGGGCTGCGGGTTCTTTGGTTTTTTTACCAGAAGATCTGGTTGATTTTTTGGATTTAGGTGTTGGAGAAAGGATTTCCGGATCAATTTTCCCCACAATTTTAGGCCCTTCCAGTCTGGGCGCTTCAGCACTCAGTATTTCCTCTTCTGCCTCAGGCTTTTCAGCTGTAATCTTGGTCGGTGTTTCGGGCGCGGGTGTTTCCAGGGTTTCTTTTTTAGGTAAAATATCGGAAGCAATACCACGGGGGAGATCGATTTGTTCGCTTTTTTTCTTGTTGACCTTATCCTGTTGAAATTCTTCCTGCAAAGCCAGATACATCTCTTCCGTCAGCCGGGAATTGGCCGACATGTCGGACATATCGAATCCCTTCGAGGTCAGGAATTCGATAAGGGTTTCTCTTCCAATATTGAATTCTTTGGCGGCTGCCAATAATCTGGGCGTATTGGTTTTTTCTGGCATGCGTGAATCCTCAATTTTTCAACAGTTTTACAAAGGTACTAAGCTCGTGGCGAATGAGCGATTTTTTCCTTGATTGCCTGCCAACCAGGGAATAGATTGCCCCCTCACAAACGGTTTAAATGGCCAGACATAGCCACCGACGGAGCTTTGAACCGAAGTTATTCGGCTTCGTCTTTTTTAAATTCCTCTTCAATAATACGCCGTACCTCTTTAATCGTTTCTTCTTCCAGATCGGTACGCCGCACAAGTTCTTCTACAGACAGGTCGAGCACGCTGAGCGCCGTATCGCATCCGATGCGTTTGAGTTCATCGATAATCCACTCATCGATTTCATCTGCAAATTCATCCAGGTCAATATCATATTCTTCCGTACCATCGCTATCGCGGTACACATCAATGTTATATCCCGTGAGTTCGCAGGCCAGTCTGATGTTTACACCTCTTTTTCCAATTGCAAGCGAAACCTGATCGGGCTTCAAATACACAGATGCGCGTTTGTTTTCCGTATCTATTTCCATCCTGGAAACCTTAGCAGGCGTGAGTGCACGCTGGATAAAGAGCTGAATATTGTTGGTATAGTTGATGATATCGATATTTTCATTTCTGAGTTCACGCACGATGCCATGGATGCGACTTCCCTTCATGCCCACACAGGCGCCCACCGGATCGATGCGATCGTCGTACGATTCCACGGCTACTTTAGCTCTTTCACCGGGCTCACGTACAATTTTGCGAATGACAATTAAGCCATCGAAAATTTCAGGTACTTCGATTTCCAGCAGTTTAGCCAGGAACGAAGGATGGGTGCGGGAAAGGATGATGAGCGGTGTATTGTTTTTCATCTCCACCTTTTTCACTACGGCACGGACCGTTTCTCCTTTTTTGAAATAATCTGAAGGAATTTGTTCGGATTTCGGTAAAATCAGTTCATTACCCTCATCATCCAGTAACAGCACTTCTTTTTTCCATACCTGATATACTTCCACCGTTACAATTTCCCCGATGCGTTCTGCATATTTTTTCAACAACACATTTTTCTTCAGATCGCTGATGCGGGCGGCAAGGGTTTGTTTGGCCGCCAGAATGGCCCTCCGGCCAAAGTCTTGAATATCTACTTCTTCATATAATTCTTCACCCACTTCATAATCGGGCTCAATTTTGATGGCATCCGAATAGGCGATCTGGGTGTTTTCATCGGTAACCTGCCCATCTTCTACAATCAATCTCCTGCGGATGATTTCCAGATCACCTTTTTCGGTATTGACGATGACATCAAAATTTTCATCGGTGCCATATTTTTTGCGAAGCAAGGTTTTGAACACATCTTCCAGCACCTTCATCAAGGTAGGGCGATCAATATTTTCCGCCTCTTTGAATTCTGTAAAAGATTCAATTAAATTGATGCTTGCCATATAAAACAGAATAAAGGTTAAAAACGAATTTGTACGCGTGTGAATTGAATATCCGTAAATGGAATTTTCAATATTTGATGCTCTTTTTTGCTTTTTTTCACATCCAGCACAATAAAATCGGGATGCACTTCCTGCAACACGCCTTCCCGAAGCTGGTGATCTTTCAACGTTACAACTACTGAACGACCGATATTTTTCGGGTACTGGCGGTATAATTTCAGGGGTGAATCCACTCCTGGCGAAGATACCTCCAGTGAAAAATCATCGTCAGGAAAAATATGGTTTTCGTGCATGGCCCTGCCCAGTGCGCGATTGATTTGCGCCAGCTGGTCAATAGATACACCCCGGTCACTGTCAATAAACACCCGTACGTCCTGATCCGGGCTTACCGACAAATCTACCAGAAAACAATCGGGATGCAGTCGCAATTCCTGCTCAAGCAATTGTTCAATGACCTGCTTGATTTCTTCTACCGTCTTCATGATGCTACCGGCTAAAAAAGAAGGGGACAACCACTTGTCCCCTTCCATCTGTACTAAATACCATTGCAAAATTACAACATTTTTGTTTTTTTCCGAAAAATGAAGTGCAGTTAAGAAAAAGATAAATCCATAGACGATGCAGTTATGGCGGGTGTTTTTTGCTACCTTTGAATCATGCTCAAGCTTATCGATCTGGCTGTAGATATTTTCGTCATCTGGCTACTGTACAGGATTGTGGCCGATTTTGTGATTCCCTTGCTGCAACTCGGCAGGAAGGTACAAAAGCATATCAAATCCATGCAAGACCCCCATCCTGGTTCTTATGCTTCGTTTCAGGCATCCCGGCAAAAGTCTCATCAACAGGAAGGAGAATACATTGATTTTGAGGAAATCAAAGACACGCATGCCGAGAAATCATAGCTTACCAGTCAAATTTGCTTCCCACATTTAAACCTGCTGCATAAATTCGGTATTGCCGTTTTCATTGATCAAAAATCAATTTCCTGTTCGCTTTGCCATTGTTCGTCAAGCGAGATACCAAAGCCTGTACCATAGCTCAAAGCCCTTCCTTTAAAAGTGAGCTTCACGTTATTAGGAATAGCGTGGCTCACTTCGAATTGCCGCAAAAGACCCGATTGACCCAACAGATATATTCGATATCGCAGCGGAACGGGGTGCATGGGATTGCCTAAGAATTGGTTGAAAGCAAAGCTTCTTGAATTTACATCAAATCGAGGACGGAAAACGCTATCTCCCGTATAGCTAATTTCTGGTGGATTCATGAGCGGATTAAAGGGGGCATAATAGGGTATGGCGTGTAGCGGAACGACCCATACTTCGGTGATCCTGTCCAAGCCCTCCGGATCGGTAAATTGGAATTGAATCTGGCTGTAATAGCGCTTTAATGTGGTTTGCACGAGTTGATCGCCATACACGCCCAGGGTATCTGCGAATCCATAAATGCTGGCCTGAGCATTATCTGGTGCATTGGCCAGAAAATGTGTGGAGGCCCGTGCAAGCGTATCAGACCATATCAACGGCTTTTGTGAAAAATAGGCTACCAGGTGCGCCAGATATCTGCCGGCTGGCAAGTTCAGCTGAAAGTCGGGATCATGTTGTGCCAGATCAATGGATCCGTGTGCATACAGCATGCTGTCGCTTTCCCGGAAAATGAAATATTCCAGTTGCTGATAGGGGAAAGCAGCGTTGGTATCGCGCGTTCCCATCAGATACACATTGTCGATTCGGGTAACACCTGTAGCCGGATTATAACCGCTCACCTGCGAGCGATCGCCGGCCAGGGGTAGAATTTTGATATAAAGCGACCGATGCAAATCCAGTGGAAGGGTATCCAGCCGGAAAGCATAGCTATTTCTGGCCTGGCTGCTCATGTTTGTAAAGGGATTGGACGCGGAAAGGGTGTGATAGGTGCTGCCATCGTTGGAATACAGGATCGTAAAATCTTTGGGCCCGGTATTGGAAGACCCCATATCGAAGCCAAATGCTGTAACAGATGCGGCGCCGGACAGGGGCATCTGAAAAACAACGGATTCCAGCCCCCTGATGCTTAACGACAGCCCTGCTGGAAAAGAATCCTTTGCATATCCAGCAGCAAAATCGATTGGTGTGGACTGACCCGGATTGCAGGTAATCGTTGCCTGACTGTTGAGGGCTATATCGGGAACAAGACTGGTGTCGTTAAACGACCAGAAATAGAGATATTGTTCCTGGTTGCGCCCGAGTGTTCCAGACATGCTTGCCCCTATTCGTCCGGAAGCAAGTCGGCCCTCCAGGGGTGAGATCTGAGTCTCAAAGCCTGAGACCTTGAAATACACCCGGTAATTGGTTTGCACATCTAACTGGTGATGGTCAGAAGAACGTGAACAGGAAACAAAGCAGCTGAGCAAAAGCAGGCCCATGGTCAGGTACCGGACCTGGCAGAGATAGGGTTGCTTCATTTTTCAAAGGGTTTTAGCGTATGATGCGAAAAATAATAGGGAAAATAAGCCGGGTCAACCCCTGTTTTCAGGGAATTTTGAATTGGATGATGGGAAATCTTTAGCTTTGCAAATTCAATGATCATTGTCCTGAACGGGCAATGAGGTCCCATAGCTCAGCTGGTTAGAGCACCTGACTCATAATCAGGGTGTCGCAGGTTCAAGCCCTGCTGGGACCACAGGCAACCCCGGTAATGGTTTGTTATTTTGCAATATACTCATCTTAAAACGTGCATACATGTTTAACCGATTCTTGCTTATTGCGCCGAATGAATCTCATTTTTACAAAGTCGGTAATGACATTGGTTATTACCTGACTATCATACTCGTAGTGCTCTTGATTCTGGCTGTCATCATCTGCCTGCGCTATGTGGGTCAGGACCAGTACCCGCCTCAGCCACTGGACGAAGAGCAGTCATGATGCGATAACTTCCACTTATTGTTGCTTTTCAACCGATCAACATCGGGCAAGGCCCGATAAAAAGATATTGGTCGAATAAGCACCCTGCTTGATTCGTTTTTCTCTACCTTGTGACACATATCTGGCCTTAAATAACCGGATATGTGTTTTTTATTTCATGATTTGTTAACCCCACACCGGAAAGGCTTTCCGGTGTACAAAACGTTTTACCATGCCCCAACAAAAAAAGCAAAAAGCAGTTCCTGACGTACAGACCAGGGAAGCAAGCATTCCCTGCGTACCCGAGCTGCTGAAAGACGATCATTGCGATGTCTTTCATTTCAAACGCATCCTCACCTATCCGGTGGGTTTCACCTTTCGCGATCAGCGCATGAGCCTGGTAGCGGAGGTGATTTTGCATTTTCGATTTCGGCGATGCACCCTGGGATTAACCCTGGGCGATCCGGTGTATTCCACCACCCTGTTGCCGGGCGAAAAAGTAAGGCTGGCCACCACCGATCGACGCAGCCGGTTTACATTCGATAGCGAAAGCAAGCTTAGCTATCGGAGCGAACAGATAGCAGAAGAGCAGTATTACATGACGGCGTTCCAGCATTACCTGTCCGACGGAGCCAACAGCCAGTCGGGCAAGGTGTCTGACAGCAACAGCAGCGACTGGAATTTTCATGGCGATGCCCACGGCAGCGTGGGTTTAGGGCTGTTTGGTGGCTCGGCTGATGCCAGTACCAATGCAAATGGTTCGCACAACAGCAGCTCGGTGCTCGATTATTTACATGAGCAGCGCTCACATGCCCAGGCTTCGGCCACGCAGGCGGTAGGCGAGACGCACAAGGCGCATTCCATTTCGGTGGGAGAAGTATCTACACGCACCCACACCGAGGGCGAGTCGGAAGACCATTTTGAAGCAGCTTCGCGCGAATTCTCGAATCCCAATCGCTGCCATGCCGTTACCTTCATTTTTTACCGGCTTAATAAAAAGCAACGGGTGGAATATGAGCTGGAAGCCATCGAACGTCGGATTAAAGATCCCGCTGCACCTGTGCGCCGGCCTTTTACGCCGGTAGTAGCCAAATCGGCAATCGCCTTTGTGCCTCAGGATGTAGCTGCCACACAGAAAAAGGTGGTCACCGACGGCGAATTGCTTACGGCCAGCTCGGGAGCAGCGCAAGCCTCCTCAGCGCTGCGATTCAATGCTTTTGCACAGGTTCCGACAGCCGAAGGTACGAGTCAACCCATCGCCCCCGACATCCGCAAAGCCGCGCTCGAGGCGATGGACAAAGAATTGCTCGCCCAGGGATTGCTCGGGCCGAACCGACTGGTATCGCCCGAATTGCAGAAACAAATCCGCTTCGAAGCCACCTTTTCCTTGCCCACGGCCGGCATCATCGTGAAAGGCTCCATGGACAAATGCGATATCTGTGAACCACTGGCCAAAGAACGGATGCAACTGGAAAACGACCTGTTGAGGCGGCAGATTGAATTATTAGAAAAATCACAGGAATACCGTTGCTGCCCACCTCCGCCGGCACAGAACCCTTCATAATCCATTCCGGGATATGGTGAATTGCGGTAAACCTGAGCACTGGTTATCTTTCCGCAGTTCATCATCCCGGAAAAACCTCGGTTTGACCTATCATTTCGTTCACCCCAAAAACAATACACATGAAACACAAATGGATGTTCAAAAGCCTGGGATTCTTGGTGATCGTGTATTTAAGTGGCTGCTGCAAGCCCGAACTGATTGGCAGTGTGCCCAATATGCTACGCCCGCAACAAACCAATAACTGGTGCTGGGCGGCTACCACCCAGATGCTGGCCCAGCATTTCGGCATCTCCATTAACCAATGTGATCTGGCCAACCATCGTTTCGGACGGACCGACTGTTGCACGGGCGATTGTCCGAAAACCGATTCCTGTAACCGACCGGGATGGCCCGAGCTCGATTATGTAGGCCTGAGTTTCAAAGAAAGCAATACGGCCCTGAGCTGGGAAGACCTGCAACGACAGATCTATTGCAGCAAGAAGCCCATGGGATATGCCTATGGCACACCCGGTGTGGTGGGCCATGTACTGGTCATCAAAGGATATGTCACCGTAGGCAATACCCATTATCTGGTGTTGAATGATCCCTGGTCGCCCTGCAATGGCAGCGAACGACTCATCACATATGCGGAATATGCGGATCCTGCCGGAACGGCCACGCATTGGGATACTTTTTATGATTTAGCCAAGAAATAAATTTCACCATTTAACCTGATGTTATGAAACTTTGTCAATATCTGCTTGCCTGTATGACGCATTGCTTGCCATTTGTGCTTGCAGCCTGTACGTCGTCTTCACCTTCATCATCACCCGGTCAGCAAGCCACTGATACCACTCAGCCCACATTCACCACCCCGCAGCAGGCCGCGCAGCAAGGGAAACAGGATCTGCTGGATATATTGCGGATGCATCCTGAAACCGCACTGGGAATTACGGATACCGGTTTATTGAGCAGATCCGCACCGGGACAGCCCATTCCTCAGGAGGTGCTCGACTTTCAACAATTACTGACCACAGATTCGGCCGTAAGCTTCAGCCAGTTCAGACGTGAACAGGCACATACCCTTGTGCCGCTGATGGCCGATGGCCGGCTGGTGACCATTGTGACGCTCGCCAGTGAAAATGATCAATGGAAGGTAAGTGCACTGGCAGGTAAAGCCATGAGCGACGATCTGCAGGTGGTGTTGCAGGCCGCATCCCGTTACATGCGTACGGGTGAGCCTGTACGCATCAGCCTGGTTGAAGTGCCCAACCTGCAGGCCAGACTCTTTGTGGTGGAAGTAAACGATACTGAAATGGTATTCACACCATATAACGGATTTTCACTCCGGGAAGCTGTTCCGGTGGCAGCTGTGGTTCGGGTCCTTCACCGCGATGCCGTAGAGTTTCAAAAACAATATGGTGATCAACTCAAACGAGCACGATTGACCGAATGAGGCCACGCCTATCAGCTGCTGGCCTCTTCCTGCATGCGGTTGTGGTTTTGCCTGTGATAGATTGAAACCCTGATTTTTGCGCAGGCCTTATCCAATAATTTCTATCTTTGTTCACCCGCTTTAAAGGCGGAAGGCTCTGTTCATTTGTCACACGCAAACCTGGAACCGCATGAAGTTTATCGTTTCAGCACATACGCTGTTAAAACACCTGCAGCTGATTTACGGAGTGGTGGGCACCAATGCCTCTCTTCCTGTACTGGAAGACTTTTACCTGCAAATTTCTAAAGATGGGCGTCTCACAGCAGCCGCTACGGATCTGGAAACATCTTTGAAAATCCAGATTCCCGTTGAAGCGAACCAATCAGGTGAAATATGTATTCCGGCCAAGGTTTTGGTGGACATTCTCAAGAATTTACCTGATCAACCCCTAACCTTTCATGTACATCCCGACAATGGGGTAGTGGAAATCATTTCTGATAATGGCCGATATAAAATCATGGGTGAAAAGGCTGAAAATTTTCCGCGCGAACCCCGGCCCGATGCGGTTGAACAAAGCTTTTCCATTTCAGGAGAAACGCTACTTACAGCCGTACAAAAAGGATTGTTTGCCATCAGTACCAATGATATGCGGCCGGCCATGACAGGAATGTTGTTTGAGCTGGATGCGCATGGAGCCACATTTGTCGCCACAGATTCTCACCGTCTGGTTAAATACGTGAAGAAAGGGTTGGTTTCGGAAGGCTCTTCAGGATTGGCCGAGGGTAAGCCCGTCAGCTTCATCGTTCCTAAAAAGCCCCTGAATCTATTAAAAGGATTATTTGAAGAAGAATCCGTGCTTCAGGCATCCCTGAGCAAGAGTCATTTGTTCCTGCAGACTGACGCTATTGAAATCGCCTGTCGATTGATCGATGCCCGGTTCCCCGACTACCGGGTAGTGATTCCGGTAGACAGTCCCTATCATCTCGTAATCTCTCGTTCGGACCTGCAACAGGCCCTGCGGCGGATCAGCGTTTTTGCTAACAAAGCCACCAATCAGGTGATTTTTACCCTTCAGGGAAGCACGCTTGAACTCTCGGCCCAGGACATTGATTATTCATTTGAAGGAAGTGAACGCCTGAATTGCCAGTATGAAGGGGAAGACATGCGCATTTCGTTCAATGCACGTTTTCTACTGGAAATGCTGGCTGTAATCGATGCCGATGAAGTGCGTTTTGATTTATCCACACCCTCGCGGGCAGCTATTCTACGCCCGATGGCTCAATCCGAAGATGAAGACCTGCTGATGCTTATTATGCCGCTGATGATTACGGAGCCGGTGGCTTAATGGTTTTTCAGGCCCTGTACATCAGCTGGAAGCCGTATTTGAAGATTCAGGAGGTTCCATTCATTCGGAAGCACTCATGATTTTTTGCTGTTTCTTGCGTTGTTCAGCATCCAGAATCAGTTTGCGCATGCGGATATGAGAAGGGGTAATTTCAATGCATTCGTCGTGCTGGATATATTCCATGCATTCTTCCAGTGACATCCGACGTTTGGGTACAATCTGCGCAGCAGCATCGCTGCCACTGGCGCGCATATTGGTTAATTTTTTTCCTTCATTGGTATTCACCACCAGATCGCCGGGCTTATTGTTTTCTCCGACAATCATACCCCCATAAACTTCTTCACCGGGCTCTACGAAAAATATGCCCCTGTCTTGCAATTTATCCAGCGCATAAGCCGTGACGGTTCCGGTTTCCTTGGCCACCAATACACCGTTGATACGGGAAGGAATGGGACCCTTCCAGGGTTTATACGCCAGAAAACGATGGGCCATAACAGCCTCGCCCGATGTGGCTGTTAACAGCTGGGTACGCAACCCGATGAGGCCGCGGGATGGGATTTCAAATTCCAGATGCTGGATATGCCCTTTGGTATGCATGGCAGCAAGCGTTCCTTTTCGACGGGTAACCAGGTCAATGACCTTGCTGGCATATTCGACCGGCACATCGACCACCAGCTCTTCGTAAGGCTCACAACGCTGACCGCCGATATGCTTAACATGCACCTGCGGCTGTCCCACAGTGAGTTCATATCCTTCGCGACGCATGGTTTCAATCAACACTCCCAGATGCATCACCCCCCGACCATATACCAGAAAGCTATCAGGACTGGCGGTTTCTTCCACACGAAGCGCCAGGTTTTTTTCGGTTTCTTTCATCAACCTTTCTCGCAGATGCCGGGAGGTCACATATTTGCCATCTCTCCCAAAAAAAGGTGAATTATTGATGCTGAACAGCATGTGCATGGTGGGTTGCTCTACCTCCAGTGGCGGTAATGCTTCTGGATACTGGATGTCGGCTACGGTATCACCGATGGCAAAATCTTCCAATCCTACTATAGCCGCAATATCGCCGGCCTCTACAGTTTCAACAGATTGTTTACCCAATCCTTCAAACACGTAAAGCTCTTTTATTCTTGCCTGTCGGAAACTACCATCTGCAGCGATCAGACACACAGGCTGATTGACACGCAACTGCCCGCGCTGTACCTTGCCAATCGCAATCCTTCCCAGAAAAGAAGAATAATCCAGCGAAGTGATCTGCAACTGCAAAGGACCATGGCTTACCTGCGGTGCAGGTATATAGGTGAGGATGCCATCCAGCAGGGGGCTAATATCGGCGCTGGGCTCCAGCGTTTGGTTGAACCAGCCCTGCTTTCCCGACCCATAGAACGTGGGAAATTCCAGTTGCTCTTCCGAAGCATCCAGCTGGAAAAATAGCTCAAAAACGGCCTCATGTACCTCCTCGGGCCTGCAATTCGGTTTATCGACCTTGTTAATGACCACAATGGGTTTCAATTGCAATTGAAGCGCTTTTTGCAACACAAAACGGGTCTGCGGCATGGGACCTTCAAAAGCATCGACCAGCAACAACACCCCATCGGCCATCCGCAATACCCGCTCTACCTCCCCTCCAAAATCGGCATGCCCGGGCGTATCAATAATATTGATTTTTACGCCTTTGTAAAAAATGCTGATGTTTTTAGAAAAAATAGTGATGCCTCTCTCCCGCTCCAGATCATTCTGGTCTAAAATCAAACTGCCCATTTCCTGATTTTCACGAAGCAAATGGGTCTGGTAAATCATGTTATCTACCAGCGTGGTTTTCCCGTGATCGACATGAGCGATGATGGCAACATTGCGAATCTCCATGTGGTGCAAATTCAGCCCGCAAAGGTAGGGAATGCCGGGCAAGGATAAGACGGAAAAACCAATCCGGCTCCGGGAGCCGGATTGACCACATAAACAGGCTTTGATGTGTAAAAAATACGCAAAATAACAGGAACGATTGAAAATGGACAAGTTTTGCAATAGGGTTTTGTTCTGGGCAAGCAACCGGGTTCAAACTGGTGAGTACGATGGGAATGAGGAGTAACTGAA
It includes:
- the typA gene encoding translational GTPase TypA, translated to MEIRNVAIIAHVDHGKTTLVDNMIYQTHLLRENQEMGSLILDQNDLERERGITIFSKNISIFYKGVKINIIDTPGHADFGGEVERVLRMADGVLLLVDAFEGPMPQTRFVLQKALQLQLKPIVVINKVDKPNCRPEEVHEAVFELFFQLDASEEQLEFPTFYGSGKQGWFNQTLEPSADISPLLDGILTYIPAPQVSHGPLQLQITSLDYSSFLGRIAIGKVQRGQLRVNQPVCLIAADGSFRQARIKELYVFEGLGKQSVETVEAGDIAAIVGLEDFAIGDTVADIQYPEALPPLEVEQPTMHMLFSINNSPFFGRDGKYVTSRHLRERLMKETEKNLALRVEETASPDSFLVYGRGVMHLGVLIETMRREGYELTVGQPQVHVKHIGGQRCEPYEELVVDVPVEYASKVIDLVTRRKGTLAAMHTKGHIQHLEFEIPSRGLIGLRTQLLTATSGEAVMAHRFLAYKPWKGPIPSRINGVLVAKETGTVTAYALDKLQDRGIFFVEPGEEVYGGMIVGENNKPGDLVVNTNEGKKLTNMRASGSDAAAQIVPKRRMSLEECMEYIQHDECIEITPSHIRMRKLILDAEQRKKQQKIMSASE